A stretch of the Archangium violaceum genome encodes the following:
- a CDS encoding DUF3291 domain-containing protein: MKTWHIAQLNVARAVAPLDSPRLADFVAALDHINALAEASPGFVWRLESNEGNATDIKVSDDPNLIVNMSVWESVEHLFEYVYRTPHTKVMARRREWFEHPAEAHQVLWWIPAGHVPTTEEAMERLRHLRENGPTPHAFTFRKRYPAPEQIGEPLDMKPERYCVGWK, encoded by the coding sequence ATGAAGACCTGGCACATCGCTCAACTCAATGTCGCTCGCGCCGTCGCACCACTCGACAGCCCGCGGCTCGCGGATTTCGTGGCGGCGCTCGACCACATCAACGCGCTCGCCGAGGCTTCACCCGGCTTCGTCTGGCGCCTCGAGAGCAACGAAGGCAATGCCACCGACATCAAGGTGAGCGACGATCCCAACCTCATCGTCAACATGTCAGTCTGGGAGTCGGTCGAGCATCTGTTCGAGTACGTCTACCGCACGCCTCACACGAAGGTGATGGCGCGCCGGCGCGAGTGGTTCGAGCATCCGGCGGAGGCACATCAGGTGCTGTGGTGGATTCCAGCCGGCCATGTTCCGACGACGGAAGAAGCGATGGAGCGTCTGCGGCATCTGCGCGAAAACGGACCCACGCCGCACGCCTTCACCTTCCGTAAGCGCTATCCAGCGCCGGAGCAGATCGGCGAACCGCTCGATATGAAGCCCGAGCGCTACTGCGTGGGTTGGAAGTAG
- a CDS encoding DMT family transporter, with amino-acid sequence MSVIPAILLGLGSAFFFTMTYVLNRSMVATGGLWAWSTSLRCFVMLPLLFVVVAMKGGWPPLWAELRRHPREWMLWGTVSFGGCYSFLALSAHHGPSWLIAGSFQISALAGPLLSPFIYTDERRRIPLKAVAMGSVIIMGVLLMQMGHFNLTMPANAWLVLLLVMIAAFSYPLGNRRLMLHLEREGVSLDAGQRVLGMTLGALPLWLAEAAHGYARVGWPSTAHVVQSAGVAVLAGVIGTTLFFRATHMAANNPLGLAAVEATQASELIFALVLGVLFLGEPWPSLVSFTGALLIVVGMVLYSRIGQSAELEPVEG; translated from the coding sequence TTGTCTGTCATCCCCGCGATCCTGTTGGGTCTGGGGTCGGCGTTCTTCTTCACCATGACCTATGTGCTCAACCGCAGCATGGTGGCGACGGGCGGGCTCTGGGCCTGGAGCACGTCGCTGCGCTGTTTCGTCATGCTGCCCCTGCTGTTCGTGGTCGTGGCGATGAAAGGAGGTTGGCCACCGCTGTGGGCCGAGCTGAGGCGGCACCCCCGGGAGTGGATGCTCTGGGGGACCGTGAGCTTTGGCGGCTGCTATTCGTTCCTGGCGTTGTCGGCGCATCATGGACCCTCGTGGTTGATCGCCGGGTCCTTCCAGATCTCGGCGCTCGCGGGGCCGCTGCTCTCGCCCTTCATCTACACGGATGAGCGCCGGAGGATCCCCCTCAAGGCGGTGGCCATGGGTTCGGTGATCATCATGGGCGTCCTGCTCATGCAGATGGGCCACTTCAACCTGACCATGCCAGCCAACGCCTGGCTGGTGCTGCTCCTGGTGATGATCGCCGCCTTCTCCTACCCGTTGGGTAATCGCCGGCTGATGCTGCACCTGGAGCGCGAAGGCGTCTCCCTGGATGCCGGCCAGCGCGTCCTCGGAATGACGTTGGGGGCCCTGCCCCTGTGGCTGGCCGAGGCGGCCCATGGCTATGCGCGCGTGGGCTGGCCTTCCACGGCCCATGTCGTGCAATCCGCGGGCGTGGCCGTCCTGGCGGGAGTCATTGGCACCACCCTGTTCTTCCGCGCCACCCATATGGCGGCGAACAATCCGCTCGGACTGGCCGCCGTCGAGGCCACGCAGGCCTCCGAGCTGATCTTCGCGCTGGTGCTGGGCGTGCTCTTCCTGGGTGAGCCGTGGCCCTCCCTGGTCAGTTTCACGGGGGCCCTGCTCATCGTGGTGGGCATGGTGCTCTACAGCCGCATCGGCCAGAGCGCCGAACTGGAGCCCGTGGAGGGCTAG
- a CDS encoding bacteriocin immunity protein — protein MEPLSDDEVLEIIRRLQSGGYATEAETGEKAQRIVSRYPGILDLIFHDRRNLTPEQILAEVKSRKPILLGP, from the coding sequence ATGGAACCGCTGAGCGATGACGAGGTCCTGGAGATCATTCGAAGGCTGCAGTCCGGTGGCTACGCAACGGAGGCCGAGACGGGCGAGAAGGCGCAACGCATCGTCTCGCGCTACCCCGGAATCCTGGACTTGATCTTTCACGACCGCAGGAATCTGACGCCTGAACAGATTCTCGCCGAAGTGAAGAGTCGGAAGCCGATCCTGCTCGGTCCTTGA
- a CDS encoding alanine racemase, whose protein sequence is MPSLIIDLDKLEHNIQFVKSFCAANRLEWVGVVKGCESSVPVIELFQRSGVASLGIASLVTARELHRHFQEKPMLVAMPSVQEAQTVVSYCRSSLNSELETIQALAEAARRAGVTHEVILMIEVGDLREGVMPEDAVRTVRKILEPGSEHIKLSGIGANLACCSGVLPSSENVSLLSGLAQEIEKNLGYPMEKVSIGGSVMLDWMENNSLPPRINQLRAGEAILLGTIPSVEKKHKALLDNAFLFSGTILEIKTKPSVPMGEVGTDAFGVKPRFENKGLRKRALVNLGAIHTAPRSLVPVPSNVQFVNSNSNYSVYDVTDCTQEFRPGDTMEFRLTYSSLIQGLLSPYVEKSYLGAREAH, encoded by the coding sequence ATGCCAAGCCTGATCATCGATCTGGACAAGCTCGAGCACAACATCCAGTTCGTCAAATCGTTTTGCGCGGCGAACCGGTTGGAGTGGGTGGGGGTCGTGAAGGGCTGCGAGAGCTCCGTGCCCGTCATCGAGCTCTTCCAGCGCAGTGGGGTGGCGTCCCTGGGAATCGCGAGCCTGGTCACGGCCAGGGAGCTGCACCGCCATTTCCAGGAGAAGCCCATGCTGGTGGCGATGCCCTCCGTCCAGGAGGCCCAGACTGTCGTCTCCTATTGCCGGTCCAGCTTGAATTCAGAGCTGGAGACGATCCAGGCACTGGCCGAGGCCGCGCGGCGGGCGGGGGTGACGCATGAGGTCATCCTCATGATCGAGGTGGGCGATCTGCGGGAAGGCGTCATGCCAGAAGACGCCGTGAGGACCGTGCGGAAGATCCTGGAACCTGGCTCGGAGCACATCAAGCTGAGCGGGATCGGCGCCAACCTGGCGTGTTGCAGCGGCGTCCTGCCCTCTTCCGAGAACGTCTCGCTGTTGAGTGGGCTGGCCCAGGAGATCGAGAAGAACCTGGGGTATCCGATGGAGAAGGTGTCCATCGGCGGCTCGGTGATGCTGGACTGGATGGAGAACAACTCGTTGCCCCCCCGGATCAATCAACTCCGGGCCGGGGAAGCGATCCTGCTGGGGACGATCCCCAGCGTCGAGAAGAAGCACAAGGCCCTGCTCGACAACGCCTTCCTGTTCTCGGGGACGATCCTGGAGATCAAGACCAAGCCCTCCGTACCGATGGGCGAGGTGGGGACGGATGCCTTTGGAGTGAAGCCCCGGTTCGAGAACAAGGGACTGCGCAAGCGCGCCCTCGTGAACCTGGGGGCCATCCACACGGCGCCCAGGAGCCTGGTTCCCGTCCCCTCCAACGTTCAGTTCGTCAACAGCAATTCGAACTACAGCGTGTATGACGTGACGGACTGCACCCAGGAGTTCAGGCCGGGCGATACGATGGAGTTCCGGTTGACGTACTCGTCCCTGATCCAGGGCCTGCTGTCACCCTACGTCGAGAAGAGCTATCTCGGCGCGAGAGAGGCCCACTGA
- a CDS encoding fatty acid desaturase family protein → MSKTKFVSSNVSLKDFRKEFAGLGARPLDDYFAPFPFVWTYLLIIAAVIAFNTFDSFIIRGLLILFVTGRFRTLQEIGHFAVHGALCPNIKWGMFLANVFYQFPALMPEAKARKDIHVRRHHSSVNMPHDPDLKELLDVGLKPGISNFKFWAALFYPLTWKGLLARLKEIISYLLADRFSLNFFLRIATIVTVVGLFVAFDSVNALVFLYVVPVFITYPLFYWLAHVALHRWFAPCDLNLGYYERELELGRPTEFRGPIGFIVRHNIFPLGDSYHLAHSLFPNVRWNYLPQVDELMKRYSPKYSENMSCNLLIPARGLPSAISELRERVVEGRLEEMPQSP, encoded by the coding sequence TTGAGCAAGACGAAGTTCGTCTCGTCCAACGTCTCCCTCAAGGATTTTCGCAAGGAATTCGCCGGGCTCGGTGCTCGCCCCCTGGATGATTATTTCGCACCATTCCCGTTCGTCTGGACGTACCTGCTCATCATCGCCGCGGTCATTGCCTTCAACACATTTGATTCGTTCATCATCAGGGGGCTGTTGATCCTGTTCGTGACGGGGCGCTTCCGCACGTTGCAGGAGATCGGGCATTTCGCCGTGCATGGAGCCCTCTGCCCGAACATCAAGTGGGGCATGTTCCTCGCCAATGTCTTCTATCAATTCCCCGCGCTCATGCCGGAGGCGAAGGCGAGAAAGGACATCCATGTCCGGCGGCACCACAGCTCCGTGAACATGCCTCACGATCCGGACCTGAAGGAGTTGCTGGATGTGGGCTTGAAGCCCGGTATCAGCAATTTCAAGTTCTGGGCGGCCCTCTTCTACCCGCTCACCTGGAAGGGACTGCTCGCCCGGCTCAAGGAGATCATCTCCTACCTGCTGGCCGATCGCTTCTCGTTGAACTTCTTCCTGCGGATCGCGACGATCGTCACCGTCGTGGGCCTGTTCGTGGCGTTCGACTCGGTGAACGCGCTGGTCTTCCTCTATGTCGTCCCCGTGTTCATCACCTATCCGCTCTTCTATTGGCTCGCGCACGTCGCGTTGCATCGCTGGTTCGCGCCTTGCGATCTCAATCTGGGCTACTACGAGCGGGAGCTCGAGCTGGGGCGCCCCACCGAGTTCAGGGGACCCATCGGCTTCATCGTCAGGCACAACATCTTCCCCCTGGGGGATTCCTATCACCTGGCGCATTCGCTGTTTCCGAACGTCCGCTGGAACTACCTGCCCCAGGTCGACGAGCTCATGAAGCGGTACAGCCCCAAGTACAGCGAGAACATGAGCTGCAACCTGCTCATCCCCGCTCGGGGCCTACCGTCGGCGATCTCGGAGTTGAGGGAGCGCGTGGTGGAAGGCCGGTTGGAAGAGATGCCCCAGTCCCCGTGA
- a CDS encoding TetR/AcrR family transcriptional regulator: protein MSARNRSAPRKRPRQERAKVTVETILDAAAHVLVTSGYEGATTKVVAEWAGVSSIGSLYQYFPSKEALVAMLLERFHQRALVELYGVNPRLQRVLLEQAPRIGPLQAVQEIEARVESLVRIVLAQNLEFERPRNLGLVVERPELIGTPELVEELSTLILGYLRPHGDRRIRSASGVK, encoded by the coding sequence ATGAGTGCGCGCAACCGGTCCGCCCCTCGGAAGAGGCCACGTCAGGAGCGGGCGAAGGTGACGGTGGAGACCATCCTGGATGCGGCGGCTCACGTTCTGGTCACCTCCGGCTACGAAGGGGCCACCACCAAGGTGGTCGCCGAGTGGGCAGGCGTGAGCAGCATCGGCTCGCTCTACCAATACTTCCCGAGCAAGGAGGCGCTGGTCGCCATGCTGCTCGAGCGGTTCCACCAGCGCGCCCTGGTGGAGCTCTACGGCGTGAATCCGCGCCTCCAACGGGTCCTCCTGGAGCAGGCGCCTCGCATCGGCCCCCTTCAGGCCGTCCAGGAGATCGAGGCGCGCGTGGAGTCACTCGTGCGGATCGTGCTCGCGCAGAACCTGGAGTTCGAGCGTCCGCGCAACCTGGGGCTGGTCGTCGAACGGCCCGAGCTGATTGGAACCCCCGAGCTCGTGGAGGAGCTGAGTACGCTCATCCTGGGCTACCTGCGGCCCCACGGAGACCGACGGATACGCTCCGCGTCCGGAGTGAAGTAG
- a CDS encoding SMP-30/gluconolactonase/LRE family protein, producing the protein MRIAALGLLALLGFAAAFALYWRLWPAGRGVGTECERTSGVHAVCGLNKPEDLMRLGDSDWVVTGNMGNDDWAGGGFYAVRIGDEAFRAMTPDLSRPVEPTYRDCPGAPDPKLLSAHGIALRARAKGEHTLYAVNHGGRESIEVFDVRVSAEGPELTWTGCVMLPTEHEANSVAPLPDGGIVVTIPHLPSSPQGAVLRWVPGGGWSEVPGTRFQGDNGILVSPDGTRLYVNEYMTSRVHEVPLVGAATSPRSVNLGFHPDNLRFAPDGSILATGHPNSIAVVGLCGFVFKCGIGTEVARIDPATFQATTLFERAANETFSAGTSAIVAGDELWIGSFVSRALLIVPLSELRQPLGSPAASPTHEL; encoded by the coding sequence GTGCGCATCGCCGCACTCGGCCTCCTCGCTCTTCTGGGGTTCGCTGCCGCGTTCGCCCTCTACTGGAGGCTCTGGCCGGCCGGGCGAGGTGTAGGCACGGAGTGCGAGCGCACAAGCGGCGTCCACGCCGTGTGTGGGCTCAATAAGCCAGAGGACCTGATGCGCCTCGGGGACAGTGACTGGGTCGTCACGGGTAACATGGGCAACGACGACTGGGCCGGGGGCGGCTTCTATGCCGTCAGGATTGGCGACGAAGCCTTCCGCGCCATGACACCCGATCTCTCGCGCCCGGTCGAGCCGACCTACCGCGACTGCCCCGGTGCACCCGATCCGAAGCTCCTCTCCGCGCACGGGATTGCGCTCCGTGCCCGCGCCAAGGGTGAGCACACGCTCTACGCGGTCAACCACGGCGGTCGCGAGTCGATCGAGGTATTCGACGTCCGGGTTTCCGCCGAGGGGCCAGAGCTGACCTGGACCGGCTGCGTCATGCTGCCCACGGAGCATGAGGCCAATTCCGTCGCACCCCTCCCGGACGGAGGCATCGTCGTCACCATTCCGCACCTTCCGTCTTCGCCACAAGGTGCGGTGTTGCGGTGGGTGCCTGGCGGCGGTTGGAGCGAAGTTCCGGGTACCCGCTTCCAGGGAGACAACGGCATCCTCGTGTCGCCGGACGGCACGCGCCTGTACGTGAACGAGTACATGACCAGCAGGGTGCACGAGGTCCCCCTCGTTGGAGCCGCCACGAGCCCCCGGTCCGTCAACCTTGGATTCCATCCCGACAACCTCCGGTTCGCGCCCGACGGCTCCATTCTCGCGACAGGGCACCCGAATTCCATCGCCGTCGTTGGCCTGTGTGGATTCGTATTCAAGTGCGGCATTGGAACGGAGGTGGCCCGCATCGATCCGGCCACCTTCCAGGCGACCACGCTCTTCGAGCGAGCCGCGAACGAGACCTTCAGCGCGGGCACGAGCGCCATCGTCGCCGGTGATGAGCTCTGGATCGGCTCCTTTGTCTCGCGCGCGCTCCTGATCGTGCCGCTCAGCGAACTGAGGCAGCCGCTCGGCTCACCCGCCGCGTCACCAACGCACGAATTGTAG